The following proteins are encoded in a genomic region of Eulemur rufifrons isolate Redbay chromosome 18, OSU_ERuf_1, whole genome shotgun sequence:
- the NOCT gene encoding nocturnin: MYQSPRRLCSALLQRDAPGLRRLPTPGLRRQSSPPAAVPRPAAAPRPASPLLLAAASAASGAVRSCSRTACSMGNGTSRLYSALAKTLNSSTASQHPEYLVSPDPEHLEPIDPKELLEECRAVLHTRPPRFQRDFVDLRTDCPSRHPPIRVMQWNILAQALGEGKDNFVQCPVEALKWEERKCLILEEILAYEPDILCLQEVDHYFDTFQPLLSRLGYQGTFFPKPWSPCLDVEHNNGPDGCALFFLQNRFKLVSSANIRLTAMTLKTNQVAIAQTLECKESGRQFCIAVTHLKARTGWERFRSAQGCDLLQNLQSITQGAKIPLIVCGDFNAEPTEEVYKHFASSSLNLNSAYKLLSADGQSEPPYTTWKIRTSGECRHTLDYIWYSKHALSVRSALDLLTEEQIGPNRLPSFNYPSDHLSLVCDFSFNEEPDGLL, from the exons ATGTATCAGAGCCCGCGGCGGCTCTGCTCGGCCCTGCTGCAGAGGGACGCGCCCGGCCTGCGCCGCCTGCCCACCCCCGGGCTGCGCCGCCAGTCGTCCCCGCCGGCGGCTGTCCCCCGGCCCGCGGCTGCCCCCCGGCCCGCGTCCCCCCTCCTCCTGGCGGCGGCCTCGGCGGCCTCGGGCGCCGTGAGGTCGTGTTCCCGAACAG CGTGTTCCATGGGAAACGGTACAAGCAGACTCTATAGTGCTCTCGCCAAGACACTGAACAGCAGCACTGCCTCCCAGCACCCAGAGTATTTGGTGTCACCTGACCCAGAACACCTGGAGCCCATTGATCCTAAAGAACTTCTTGAGGAATGCAGGGCTGTCCTGCACACTCGACCTCCCCGGTTCCAGAGGGATTTTGTGGATCTGAGGACAGACTGCCCCAGTAGACACCCACCTATTAGGGTCATGCAATGGAATATCCTCGCCCAAG ctctTGGAGAAGGCAAAGACAACTTTGTACAATGCCCAGTTGAAGCATTAAaatgggaagaaaggaaatgtcTCATCCTGGAAGAAATCCTAGCCTACGAGCCAGATATACTGTGCCTCCAAGAGGTGGACCACTATTTTGACACTTTCCAACCACTCCTCAGTAGACTGGGCTATCAAGGCACGTTTTTCCCCAAGCCCTGGTCACCTTGTTTAGATGTAGAACACAACAATGGACCAGATGGCTGTGCCTTATTTTTTCTCCAAAACCGATTCAAGCTAGTCAGCAGTGCCAATATTAGGCTGACGGCCATGACACTGAAAACCAATCAAGTGGCCATTGCACAGACCCTAGAGTGCAAGGAGTCAGGTCGACAGTTCTGTATTGCTGTCACCCACTTAAAAGCACGCACTGGCTGGGAGCGGTTTCGATCAGCTCAAGGCTGTGACCTTCTCCAAAACCTGCAAAGCATCACCCAAGGCGCCAAGATTCCACTTATTGTTTGTGGGGACTTCAATGCAGAGCCAACAGAAGAAGTCTACAAACACTTTGCTTCCTCCAGCCTCAACCTGAACAGCGCCTACAAGCTGCTGAGTGCTGATGGGCAGTCTGAACCCCCATATACCACCTGGAAGATCCGGACCTCAGGGGAGTGCCGGCATACCCTGGATTATATCTGGTATTCCAAACACGCGCTAAGCGTAAGGTCAGCTCTCGATTTGCTAACTGAAGAACAGATTGGACCGAACCGGCTACCATCTTTCAATTATCCTTCAGACCACCTGTCTCTAGTGTGTGACTTCAGCTTTAATGAGGAACCTGATGGACTTTTATAA